The genome window TGGTGATGACGTCCACGGTCGGCGCCTCGCCGAGTAGGAACGTCCGGTGGAGCACGATCCCGGCACAGGCCGGGGACATGAGGTCGAGGTCGAGGCCCTCGCGGAGCTCGCCACGATCAGCGGCACGGCGCCAGCAGGCGTCCGAGCGTTCGACCTTGGGAGCGATGAACCGCTCGCGGAACGCACTCGCGAACTCCGGGTCGCGGCTGATCGCGGTGAGGACTCCGGCGAAGAGGGACGTCGACCTCTGGTCGTCGAGGCCGCCGTGGCCGCACATGACGGTGAGCAGGTCGCCGCGGAGCGTGCCGGTGTCCGGCAGCTCATCGCCCTCGTCCTTGAGGTTGGAGAGCGCGTCGACGACGAGGTCGACCTTGCCCTCCCAGTGGCGGTAGAGCGTCGCCTTCGACACCTTGGCGCGGCTGGAGACCGCGTCCATGGTGAATCGGTCATACCCGACCTCGCTGAGGACCTCGATCGCTGCGTCGAGGATCTCCCGCTGGCGGTCGCCTTCGACGCGC of Nocardioides sp. Kera G14 contains these proteins:
- a CDS encoding TetR/AcrR family transcriptional regulator; the protein is MNLPLPRLHRPRVEGDRQREILDAAIEVLSEVGYDRFTMDAVSSRAKVSKATLYRHWEGKVDLVVDALSNLKDEGDELPDTGTLRGDLLTVMCGHGGLDDQRSTSLFAGVLTAISRDPEFASAFRERFIAPKVERSDACWRRAADRGELREGLDLDLMSPACAGIVLHRTFLLGEAPTVDVITKVIDQIILPAALKPSVLKRELAFAHPSATKEKK